ATCAGTAGCTAAAAAAACGTCATGCAGAGCGCAGCGAAACATCTTGCGTGCAATAGTAAATAATTACTGGTGGCGGGCAAGATGCTTCGCTGCGCTCTGCATGACGTTTTGCTACACTCAACCAATCAATCCACGTTGAACTTGTAGCCCACGCCCTTGATGGTCTGGATGTGGTGGTCGCCCACCTTCTCGCGCACCTTGCGCACGTGCACGTCCACGGTGCGGGCCAGCACGAAGACGTCGTTGCCCCAGATGTTCTGGAGCAGCTCTTCGCGGTTGAACACCTTGTGGGGCGTGGCCGCCAGGAAGGCCAGCAGCTCAAACTCCTTCTTGGGCAGGCTGATTTTTTTGCCGTCCTGGTACACGGCGAAGGCCGTGCGGTCGATGCGCAGGCCGTTGATGTCAATGGCGTCGACGGCGCCGTGGGGGTCCTGGTCGCGGCGCTTGACGGCGGCCAGGCGGCCCAGCAGGGCGCGCGGCTTGATGGGCTTGGCAATGAAGTCGTCGGCGCCGGCCTCAAAGGCGGCCACTTCGGAAAATTCCTCGGCGCGGGCCGTCAGGAACAGGATGTAGGTGTCTTTGAACTTGGGATTTTCGCGCAGCAAACGGCAAGTGGCAATGCCGTCGAGGTGGGGCATCATCACGTCGAGCAATATGATGTCAGGGTTGAAGCTGGCAGCAATTTCCAGGGCTTTGCGGCCGTCGCCGGCCGAAGCGGTGAGGTAGCCCTCCTTCTTCAGGTTGAACTCCAGCAACTCAACGATGTCCGGGTCGTCGTCGACCACGAGAATCTTGTATACGGCGGATTTGGGAGCAGTCACGGCGTTGCGGGGCTAAGTGAAGCAATTGTTACGGGCACAAAAGTACCGCTTTGGTCGGGCCGCGCTGTGTTACGATTGTGTGACGCCGGTTCCCCGGCCGGGCCGTCGGTGGGTTTTAAGCGCTGGCCGCGGCCGTTGTTCGGCGCGGGGCAATGCTCAGCGCCACGCAATAAAACACGTTCAGGAAGGCGTACAGCATGGCGTGCACGGCCCACACGTTCCGGCTGATGGCCGGCGAGTAGCGAAGCACTAAGTTGCTGGTGAGAAAAATCAGCAGATTGCCGGAGAAGTAGAGCAGCACACCGGTCGAGACCCAGAACATGGGGTCGCGCTCCAGCCGCTCGGTCACCACCTGGCGCAGCACTTCCCGCCGGAAAAAGAAAAACACAAATGCCAGCATCACCACCCCCTCGATGAAGTGCTGCACCGGGCTGAACTCCGCTGTGTCGAGCCGGGGCCGATAGGTGACGGCCGTGCCGAGCAGAAACACGCCGATAAGGGCCGGGATGTACCGGCTGAACGCGTACTCGCGCAGCGTGCGGCGGTACATCAGGGCCAGCAATGTGAACTCAATGGCCGTGTCGATGGGAAACAGGAACAGGTTCGGCCGGTGCTGGCGCTGAAGCGCCGTCGTAATGGCCGTGATGACGATGGCCAGCAGCGTGAGCACCACAAGGTAGCGCATGGTCAGGCCGAGCCGCCGAAAGCGAACCACGCCGATGAGGCCCGCCAAGCACAGCACCACCGTCGATGCATCCGCAACATAAATCAGAGCCGAGACGGGCATGGGGGCGAAGTACGGTCAGGCAGTTCAGAGTTCGAATAGCCGAACCTTCCGGCAGGCAGTGCCCTGTGAGGCAAGGCGAGCCGGCGAATTAATTCACCAAGTTAAGCCGCGATTTCAGCCCCTGGTAGCGCACCATGTCCACCTTCACGGTGCCCACAAACATCTCGGCCTGAAACAGCACCGGAATCTTGTTGCGGTCATCGGAGAAGTACACCGAAATGGCGTTTTCGCCCCGGAAAAGCTTGTTGTTCGGCATTTTGGGCACCAGCTTAAAGGCGCGCACGTCGCCGGCCTTGGTTTCCACCACTTCGCGGCCTTTAAATACCACTTCCAGCATGAAGTTGTCGCCGTCGAAATAGCCGGGCACGCGTACCACGTCGCCCACCTTCATGCGCTCGAAGTTGAGGGTGCGCAGGTAGTAGAAGCCGCTCACCAGCTCCAGGGTGTTGTTGGCCACCTTCACGGTGCTGCGGGCGTTGTTGTGGGTGTGGTCGGTCACCTCGGCCACGTCGTGCAGGTGGTCGAACTCCACGGTTTCCTTTTTGCGGTAGTTCTTCTCGGCAATCTCGCGCTGCGCGCGGATGGGCAGGATGCTGGTGGTGTCGATATAGGCACGCCACTGGTCGCGAATGCGCAGGAAGAAGTCGAACGAGCCAGTGGTTTTGCCGCTCACCGTGGCCTTGTAACAGGGCCGGTCGTTCACGCGCTCCAGGCCGCCGGCGGTTTCCACGGTGGCCTCGCCGCCGTTGATGAGGCCGTAGTGCACGGTGTACTTGATGACCTCGCCGCGGCCGAAGCTGGACTGCGGAATGCTGCGCACGGCATCGCCGGGGCCCAGCGCCAACTGCGCCGATGCCAATAGAACGAGAATAGCAGGGGTAAAAATGAGCCAGCGGCGGTTCATAACAGAATAAGTAGAAGTAACGATTGCAGCCATAGACAAACGCAATGCCAGCCAAAGCATTCCCAAAGATACGGACGTAAAAAAAGCCCGTTGCGGATTGCAACGGGCTTTCACTTTTACCGGTTCCGGCGCGCTTACAGCGTGTCTTCGCCGTCTTCGGGGCCGGCCATGTCCACAGGGATGACGTCGGCATCGCCCTTGGCCATGGTGCGAATCTTGCCTTCGATTTCGTCGGCCAGCTCGGGGTTGTCGAGCAGCAACGTCTTCACGGCTTCGCGGCCCTGCCCGATTTTCTGGTCGCCGTAGCTGAACCACGAGCCCGACTTGGCAATGATGCCCATGTCGACGCCGAGGTCCACAATCTCACCGACTTTCGAGATGCCTTGGCCGTAGATGATGTCGAACTCGACCACCTTAAAGGGCGGGGCCACTTTGTTCTTCACCACCTTCACCTTGGTGCGGTTGCCGGTCACGTTGTCCTTGTCTTCCTTGATTTGGCCAATGCGGCGGATGTCGAGGCGCACGGAAGCGTAGAATTTCAGGGCGTTACCGCCGGTGGTGGTTTCGGGCGAGCCGAACATTACGCCGATTTTCTCACGCAGCTGGTTGATGAAAATGCAGGCGCAACCGGTCTTGTTGATGGTGCCGGTGAGCTTGCGCAGGGCCTGGCTCATAAGGCGGGCGTGCAGGCCCACTTTCGAGTCGCCCATGTCGCCTTCGAGTTCGCCTTTCGGCACGAGGGCCGCCACGGAGTCAATGACGATGATGTCAATCGCACCCGACGAAATCAACTGGTCGGCGATTTCGAGGGCTTGTTCGCCGTTATCAGGCTGGGCGATGAGCAGGTTGGTGGTGTCGATGCCGAGTTTCTCGGCGTAGGATTTGTCGAAAGCGTGCTCGGCGTCGATGAAGGCCGCCATGCCGCCTTTCTTTTGCGCCTCGGCAATCATGTGCATGGTCAGGGTCGTCTTACCCGACGATTCCGGACCGTAAATTTCAATCACGCGGCCGCGGGGCACGCCGCCAATGCCCAGAGCAATGTCGAGCGAGAGCGAACCGGTGCTGATGCTCGGGATGTCGCCCACTTTGTTGTCGCTGAGCTTCATCACGGTGCCTTTGCCGTAGGCTTTGTCCAGCTTGTCGAGCGTGAGCTGGAGGGCTTTCATTTTTTCGGCTGCGACGTTGGTCTCCGCCTTGTCGGCTTTCGAGGCCTTTTCGGTAGCTACTGCCATGGGGTTGGGAAAAAGGAATTAGGTTTGGTAAAGTTAAGGGTTTTGGCGACGTCGCAATCAGATAATTCTATTCCTTGGTTAAAACTTCGGAAAGGCCCTTTTGCGGCGGCTTTTTCTAACACACAGCCCTTCGGAATCGTGCCGTAGAAAGCGGAAATATATGAGGAATTATCTAAGAATTTTAGTTGGCCTTGTGGCTGTGCTAATTAGAGTGGAAACGGCACGGGCGCAACTCGACAATTCTGCGTTTACAGGGCGTTCCCTTGGCACACTTCAAACAGATGGTACATTCGATACAATTGGTTGTCTGTCGCCAGATTCTATAAATAATGAAGCTCGAACCGGTGAATTGCGACTTTCGCTTCATGCCTTTACTTTCTTCAAAGACAACGAGTACTTCAACAAAATTGTAGACGGCTACACGCTCTACGGCACGCAGCTGAATCCGCAACTCGTGTATTATCCGACCAAGGACCTGCGTCTGGAAGGCGGCGTGTTTCTGTGGAAGGACTTTGGCAACCCGGTGCTGCAACAGGTGCGGCCCACGTTCCGGGCCACCTGGACGGTGGGCAAGCAGCAGATTATTCTGGGCAACATCCGGCCAAATCTGGCTCACAATTACATCGAGCCGATGTTCAACTTCGAGCGCGTGATGCTGAACCCGCTGGAAGAAGGCATTCAGGTGCGCTACCAGGGCGACCGACTGTTTGTGGACCAGTGGGTGGACTGGCAGCGCCAGCAATACCGCTACAGCAACTACCAGGAAGAAGTGGCCGGCGGTGTCAGCAGCAGCTACCGCATCAGCCCCGATGGCAGCCGCTGGACGGTTTCCATCCCGTTTCAGTTCACCGCCATTCACCACGGCGGCCAGATTGATACGTTGAACAAACCGCTCCAAACGGCCTTCAACGAAGCTTTTGGACTGGTGGCGCATTATAGTGTGGCCGGCCCCACGGTGCGGGGCGTACGCTTCAACGGCTACGTGCTGGGCTTTCAAGACTACTCGTTCACGGCGGGCCAGTTTCCTTATAAATATGGCCGGGGCCTGTATCTGAACGGCACCCTCGAAACCCGCTTTGTGGACGTGATGCTAAGCTACTGGCAGGGCTCGCGCTTCATTGCCCCGCTGGGCGGCGACTTGTATCAAAGCGCATCGCGCACGGTGTCGAATCCGGACTTTCGGGACCCCCAGCGCAACATTGTGCTGCTACGACTCATGCGCGACTTTCGCATTGGCGACGCGGCGGCGCTCACGGCCCGAGCCGAACCGTTGTTCGACCTCAACGCCAAGCTGCTCGACTACTCCTTCGCGATGTACCTGAACGTGCGCACCGAATGGCTACTGGGCAATGTGGGCAAGCGCGTGCGCGTGGGCCGGTAGCTACTCGTCGCGCGCGAGCCAGAAGCGGCGGATGTTGCTGGTGGCCTCGCTGGCCCGGAACCAATGCGGGCGTTTGGGCGGGGCTTCGGGCTGGAAGCCGGCAGCTTTGGCCACGGCCTGCCCGCGGGCGTTGTCGACGAAGCAGCGGATGAGCAGCTTCTGGCTGCCTACGGGCCCAAAACCGAAGTCAATGATGGCGTTGAGGGCTTCGCGGGCGAAACCCTGGCCTTCGGCGGCAGCGGCCAGGTAATAGCCGATTTCGGCCTGCCCGCGGGCTTGGGGCATCAGGCAGATGTCGCCGAGGTAGTCTTGCGTGGTGCGGAGCCAGATACCAAACACGTAGAAACGACCCGATTCCCAGTCCTGCGCAAAAGTCTGCAGGGCCGTGGTGGCGTCGGCGGGCCCGCGCACGGCCTGCAGGCGGTCGGGGAAGGAGGTGCGAAACCGGGCCCGGTCGGCGTCGAGCAGCGCAAAGAAAGCGCGGGCGTCGGCCGGCTCGTAGGGGCGCAGGCAGAGGCGGGCAGTGTACAGCGGAGTGCGGGGCAACATGGCTGCAGATGCGGCGAAAGCGCCGCCGGAAGAAATAAAAGGAGGCCTTAAAAAAACAGAAGCCGCCTCTGGTCCAGAAGCGGCTTCGCTCGTTGAGACGGGCCGGCTATTTGTTTACGCCCGCGTATTGGCTGGGGCTGCCCAGCGCTTGCTGGGTGCGCATCACGTTCACCTGGCGGGCGGCTTCGTTGAAGAACTCGAGGCGGCGGATGAGCATTTCCTTGGTCAGCACGCGGCCTTCGGGGGTGCGCATGGTGCCGCGCTTGTCGGCCAGCACGCGCTGCATGGCGGCCAGGGTCTGGCCTTCGTGCTTCATAAACTGCTGCTGAAACTCGGCCAGTCGGGCCACGCCGCTGGCGGTGAGCGCGAAGTCTTCGCCGGCGCCCTGGTTCAGCACCTCGCACAGCACGTACACTTCAATGGGCAGGCTGGTTTCGAGGGCCGTGGTGCGCAGGTCGAGGCCGGCAGCCAGGGCGTCGAGGATAATGCGCACGTTGCGCTCAAATTGCTGATAATAGGCTTGGGCTTCCATATTGGGGACTTGGGGCAATGGGGCTACAAAGAACGTCATGCAGAGCGTAGCGAAGCATCTTTACTGCAACAGTAAATAGATTACTGGTAGCGGGCAAGATGCTTCGCTACGCTCTGCATGACGTTCAACGAAACCGCTATAACAACTCTTTCACAATCTGCTCCACGCCAATGCCTTCGGCTTCGGCTTTGAAGTTGCGCACGAGACGGTGGCGCAGGATGGGCACGGCCACGGCGCGTACGTCCTCAATGTCGGGCGAGTACTTGCCGTTGAGCAGAGCGTTGCACTTGGCACCCACAATGAGGTGCTGCGAGGCGCGCGGGCCGGCGCCCCACTCCAGCAGCTGGTTGGTGCGGGCGTGGGCGCGCTCGGTGTTGGGGCGGGTTTTGTGCACCAGGCCCACGGCATATTCCACCACGTTGTCGGCCACCGGCACGCGGCGCACCAGCTCCTGAAACGCCTGAATGTCGGCGGCATGGAGGACTTTGTTTACCGTCGGCTTGCGGTCCGAAGTAGTGTTTTTCACAATGTTCAGTTCCTCAGCATAGCTGGGGTAGCCCAGCTCGATGTTGAACATGAAGCGGTCGAGCTGCGCCTCGGGCAGGGGGTACGTGCCTTCCTGCTCGATGGGGTTTTGGGTGGCCAGCACGAAGAACGGGCGCTGCAGGGCGTAACGCTGGCCAGCCACCGTCACGGCGTATTCCTGCATGCTTTCGAGCAGGGCGGCCTGGGTCTTCGGCGGCGTGCGGTTGATTTCGTCGGCCAGAATGATGTTGGCAAACACGGGACCTTTCACAAAGGTGAAATCCCGCTGCTGGTTCATGGTTTCCGAGCCTACGATGTCGGAAGGCATCAGGTCGGGCGTGAACTGGATGCGGTTGAACGACAAATCCAGCGAGTCGGCAATGGTCTGAATCAGGAGCGTCTTGGCCAGGCCGGGCACGCCCACCAGCAGGCTGTGACCTTGCGAAAACACGGCGGTGAGCACCAGCCGCACCACCTCGTCCTGCCCCACGATGACTTTGCCGATTTCCTGGCGCAGCTTCTGGAAGGAGGCGGCCAGGGCGTCGGCGGCTTCTTTGTCGGAGGGAAATTGGGCCATTCGGGGTCAGTATTCTTGTCTAAATAAAAAGTGTCATCCTGAGCGCAACGAAGGACCTTACCAAGACCGAACAGTTGCAGAATTTCTGCTGCTGACGTGATAAGGTCCTTCGCTGCGCTCAGGATGACAAGGATTTAGCCTATTTGTTCTCTGTCGATTCCAGCACCTTGCACTGGGCGTATTCGGGAGCCACTTCGAGGTATACGCTGTTGCGGTTCTTCTCAAACCACTCGTCCAATGCCTTGTTGCGTTTTTCGTTGAGGGCGGCGGCGGCAATTTTTTGGTAGTCCTGCTCCAAGTTGGCTTGGTGGGGCGGCGTGTTCGACTTCAGCCACAGGATGCGCATGGCGTCCTTGCCGTCGTCGGTGCGGTAGGGCATGGGCGGGGTGATGTGGCCCACCTTCATGGTGTCGATGGTGAAGAACACGGCCGGGTCGAGCTTGTCGAGGGGCAGGCGCGAGCCGCCGTCCTGGCGGTTGGCCAGCAGGCCGCCGTTGGTGCTGCTCTGCTTGTCGGAGGAATTGTCCTTAGCGGCTTTGGCGAAGCTGATGCTGTCGCTCAGAATCTGGCGGCGCAGGCGGGTGAGCTTTTTGGCGGCTTCGCTGGCATCAGCGGTGCCGGTTTCGGGCTTCAGCAGGATGTGGCGCGTCGAGTAGGTGTTGCCCTTGCGCTCGATGAACTGAATGAGGTGGAAGCCGAATTGCGACTGCACCACCGGCGACAGCTGGCCGGGCTCCAGCTTCATCGAAGCCGCTTCGTACTCCGGCACCAGCTCGCCGCGCTTGAAAAAGCCCAGGTAGCCGCCTTCCTTGGCCGAGCCCGGGTCTTCGGAATACTGCTTGGCCAGCGTGGCAAAGTCGGCCCCGGCCAGCACCTGCGCCCGAATGTCGTTCAGCTTGGCCAGAGCGGCCTGCTTGGCCTTCTCGTTCACCTGCGCCGGAATCACAATCTGGCCCACTTCTACTTCGGTGTTGAAGTAGGGCAGGCTGTCCTTGGGCACGCGGCTGAAGTACTGGGCCACTTCGCGGGGCGTCACCGCCACCTTGCCGGTGATGGTTTCCTGCATTTTCTGCTGCGTGAGCTGGTCTTTAATCTGCGGACGCAAGTCATCTTTCAGCGCCTTGATGGGCTTGTTGTACTGCTCTTCCAAGCGCTTCTCGGAGCCAATCTGCTGCACGAAGTAGGCCATGCGGCGGTCCACTTCGTCGTTCACGCGCTTGTCTTCCACAATCACGGAATCGACTTCGGCACGGGCCAGCATGAGCTTATTAAGCACCAGGCTTTGCAGGATTTTGCACTTCAGGTCCGGCGGCGTGGGTTTGCCGGCAGCGCGGGCCATCTCCTGCATGTAGATGTTTTCCACATCGGAGCGCAGCACAATCTGGTTATCCACTTTCACCACGATGCCGTCGAGCAGCTCCTGGCCTTTGGGCCGGCTAATGCCCAATTGGGCTTTGGAGGCGGGCGCAATGCCCACGAGCAACAACAGCGTAAGCAGGGCCGACGCCGCGGCGCGATTCACTTTCACAAGCATAAACAAATAAATAAAGCCTCTCGGCCAAATGCCGGGGCCGGGGCCACACGTGCGCACTAACACGCAAACGGCCCCACAAATTTCATGATAAATCCGCGGGCGGACAAAAACAAGGAGCGCCGCCGCCTTCAGATGGTTGCAGAGCCTCGGTAATAGGGGAATGAGTGAATGGCTGAATGAGTGAAAAATTGCGTTTCACCCATTCAGCCATTCGCTCGTTTTCTTACTGCTTACTTCGTGACAAGCTTGTTCACTTCGGCTTCGTTCACTTTCACCGGACGGGCGGCGCGCATTTGCGAAATCCACTCTTTCTCCAGGTAGGTCTGGTAGTCGCTGGTGGCCTGGCCGCGGGCTTCGGCCAGCGTTTTTGGGCCGGCGGGTAGGGTTTTGTCGATGGTGACGGCGTAGTAGCGGCCGTCTTTCTGCACGTTGTAGGTGCCGGGGCCTTTGCTCATCAGGTCGTCCATCACCTTGTTGTCGCCCTTCTGAAAGATGCGCTGGCTGATTTGGACCGACAGGGGGTTCTGCTCGTTCATTTCGGCCTCGATGGCGGCGGGGTTGGCCGTGTTCAGCGCAATCTGCACCTGGCTGTCGGCGGCAGCATTTTGCGCCGCTTTGCCGATGCGGCGGGCGGGCACGCCGCCACGCGTCCGCAGGTAGCGGGCGGCCGAGTCGGCGCGGGCAGCGGCCAGGCTGGCCTTTTCGCCTTTTTTCACGCGGCCGGTCAGGGTCACGCGGGCCAGGGTGTCTTGCAGCATGCGCTTGGCCACTTCCTGCAGGGCCAGCGCGCCCGTCTTGGAGAACACCGCCGAGTTGGGGCGGAAGGCAGCCACTTTGGGCACGTTACGGGTCAGGGGGAAGCGGCCGGTTTTCAACTCCTTTTGCACACGGCTCAGCAGGGTGGGGGTAGCGGCGCTCACCACGGTGCCCTGCACGCGCTGGTCCCACTGGTACTTGGCCTGGTTTTCGGCGAAGTACTTTTTCAGGCCCACGGTGTCCTCAATGGCCTTGCTCCACACCTTCTCGTCCATCAGCTGGAACAGCAGGATGCCGTCGCGGTATTCCTTCACCAGCATGCGGTAGTCCTCATACTTGGTTTCGAGGCTGTTTTTCTCGAAGTCGGTCAGCGACTGCTCCACGTACTGGTCGTAGAGCTGTTGCATGGCGAAGCTGGGCTGGGCGCCGGTGCGGGGCCGCTGGTTTTGCTGCGCATAAGTCAGGAAATCCTTCACTGTGTAAGGCTTGCCCTTGATGGTGAACAGCGCCGAATTGTCATTCACAGCATTTTTAGCCGGCTTGCCCGTGGCAGCAGCGGGCGCCACGTACTTAAAGCGGCCAGCTACCAGCGCCGTATCCGCTTTGCTGAAAGCGTAAGTTTTGGCGGCCGGTACTTCGGCAAACTGGTCTTCCTGGCGCACGCGCTTCAGGAAAGCAGCTTTGTTCAGTTCCGAGCGCGAGTCTTTGGCCACTTTGCTTTTCAGGCTGGCTTCGAGGTCGGCAAATTTGGCCAAGGGCTGCTTTTCAATCAGCTTGATGACGTGCCAGCCGTAGGGCGTTTGCACGGGGGCTGAAATATCGCCGGGCTTTTGCAGCTTGAACGCCGCTTCCTCAAACGAGGGAATCATGCGGCCGGTGCCGAAGGGCGGCAGCTCGCCGCCGTTGGCCGCCGAGCCGGCATCTTCCGAAAACTGGGCCACGAGCTTGTCCCAGTTTTCGCCCTTTTTCAGGCGGCTGTACAATTCGTCAATCTTCTTCTTGGCCGTGAGCGAGTCGGACTTGGCCGCGTTGGCATTCATCCGAATCATGAGGTGGGCTACCTTGATTTCGCCCTGCGCCGCGCGCTTGTCGTTCACCTTAATGATGTGGTAGCCGAAGCGCGTGCGCACCGGCTGCGACACCTGACCCACCGGCGTTTTGTACGCGGCCGACTCAAACGGGTACACCATCTGCATGGCGGTGAAGTAGCCCAGCTTGCCGCCGTTTTCTTTGGCCGAAGGGTCTTCGCTGTTGGCGCGGGCCAGCTGGCCGAAGTCTTCGCCGGCCAGGGCCTGCTTGCGGAGCTGCTCAATCTTCTGAAAGGCCGCGAGCGTGTCTTGCGGGGTAGCATCGGGCGCCACGCGCACCAGGATGTGCGAGGCGTTCACCTCTTGGCTCATGCGGTCGTAAGCCTCGCGCACCAGCTGGTCGGTCACGCTCTTCTCGGTGAGGTAGGGCTGGGCCAGCTGCTGGCGGTAGCCGTCGAGCTCGCGCCGGAAGGCCTGCGTGGTGTCGAGGCCGCGCTTCTCGGCTTCCAGCACCTTGAGGCGGAAGTTGGTGTAGAGGTCGAGGTAATCGGTCACGCTCTGGCGGGTGCCGTAGTCGGGGGCCGAGCTGTTGTTCTTGCGGTACACGTAGGCAAACTCGTTGGCCGGCACCGGGTAGTCGCCCAGGGTTTCTACCACGGGGCCCACGGCGGTAGCGCCCGTGGTGGCCGAGGCAGCCGGTTTGGAGGTCTGGCAAGCAGCCAGCAGCGCGACGACGGCAGCGCCGGCGTACAGAATGCGTTTGTGCATATAAGGGAAGAAGGAAACAAAAGCGCCGGCCCGGAAAGGAGCAGCCGCGCGGGCATAAAATTACCGGTGCGAAATTAACTAATTTCCGGACGGAATGAAAGGTGGCCGCTGAGGCGTAGCAACGGGCTACAAAACGTCGGGCCAAGCGTCACAAAGCCTCTGTGCAATGCTGGTAACAGAAGTTACTGCAGCGGCAAAGAGGCTTCGTGGCGCTTGGCCCGGCGGAATGTTGCTTATGCC
This DNA window, taken from Hymenobacter sp. 5317J-9, encodes the following:
- a CDS encoding response regulator transcription factor produces the protein MTAPKSAVYKILVVDDDPDIVELLEFNLKKEGYLTASAGDGRKALEIAASFNPDIILLDVMMPHLDGIATCRLLRENPKFKDTYILFLTARAEEFSEVAAFEAGADDFIAKPIKPRALLGRLAAVKRRDQDPHGAVDAIDINGLRIDRTAFAVYQDGKKISLPKKEFELLAFLAATPHKVFNREELLQNIWGNDVFVLARTVDVHVRKVREKVGDHHIQTIKGVGYKFNVD
- a CDS encoding DUF3108 domain-containing protein; this translates as MNRRWLIFTPAILVLLASAQLALGPGDAVRSIPQSSFGRGEVIKYTVHYGLINGGEATVETAGGLERVNDRPCYKATVSGKTTGSFDFFLRIRDQWRAYIDTTSILPIRAQREIAEKNYRKKETVEFDHLHDVAEVTDHTHNNARSTVKVANNTLELVSGFYYLRTLNFERMKVGDVVRVPGYFDGDNFMLEVVFKGREVVETKAGDVRAFKLVPKMPNNKLFRGENAISVYFSDDRNKIPVLFQAEMFVGTVKVDMVRYQGLKSRLNLVN
- the recA gene encoding recombinase RecA gives rise to the protein MAVATEKASKADKAETNVAAEKMKALQLTLDKLDKAYGKGTVMKLSDNKVGDIPSISTGSLSLDIALGIGGVPRGRVIEIYGPESSGKTTLTMHMIAEAQKKGGMAAFIDAEHAFDKSYAEKLGIDTTNLLIAQPDNGEQALEIADQLISSGAIDIIVIDSVAALVPKGELEGDMGDSKVGLHARLMSQALRKLTGTINKTGCACIFINQLREKIGVMFGSPETTTGGNALKFYASVRLDIRRIGQIKEDKDNVTGNRTKVKVVKNKVAPPFKVVEFDIIYGQGISKVGEIVDLGVDMGIIAKSGSWFSYGDQKIGQGREAVKTLLLDNPELADEIEGKIRTMAKGDADVIPVDMAGPEDGEDTL
- a CDS encoding GNAT family N-acetyltransferase, whose translation is MLPRTPLYTARLCLRPYEPADARAFFALLDADRARFRTSFPDRLQAVRGPADATTALQTFAQDWESGRFYVFGIWLRTTQDYLGDICLMPQARGQAEIGYYLAAAAEGQGFAREALNAIIDFGFGPVGSQKLLIRCFVDNARGQAVAKAAGFQPEAPPKRPHWFRASEATSNIRRFWLARDE
- a CDS encoding MoxR family ATPase — translated: MAQFPSDKEAADALAASFQKLRQEIGKVIVGQDEVVRLVLTAVFSQGHSLLVGVPGLAKTLLIQTIADSLDLSFNRIQFTPDLMPSDIVGSETMNQQRDFTFVKGPVFANIILADEINRTPPKTQAALLESMQEYAVTVAGQRYALQRPFFVLATQNPIEQEGTYPLPEAQLDRFMFNIELGYPSYAEELNIVKNTTSDRKPTVNKVLHAADIQAFQELVRRVPVADNVVEYAVGLVHKTRPNTERAHARTNQLLEWGAGPRASQHLIVGAKCNALLNGKYSPDIEDVRAVAVPILRHRLVRNFKAEAEGIGVEQIVKELL
- a CDS encoding peptidylprolyl isomerase, translated to MKVNRAAASALLTLLLLVGIAPASKAQLGISRPKGQELLDGIVVKVDNQIVLRSDVENIYMQEMARAAGKPTPPDLKCKILQSLVLNKLMLARAEVDSVIVEDKRVNDEVDRRMAYFVQQIGSEKRLEEQYNKPIKALKDDLRPQIKDQLTQQKMQETITGKVAVTPREVAQYFSRVPKDSLPYFNTEVEVGQIVIPAQVNEKAKQAALAKLNDIRAQVLAGADFATLAKQYSEDPGSAKEGGYLGFFKRGELVPEYEAASMKLEPGQLSPVVQSQFGFHLIQFIERKGNTYSTRHILLKPETGTADASEAAKKLTRLRRQILSDSISFAKAAKDNSSDKQSSTNGGLLANRQDGGSRLPLDKLDPAVFFTIDTMKVGHITPPMPYRTDDGKDAMRILWLKSNTPPHQANLEQDYQKIAAAALNEKRNKALDEWFEKNRNSVYLEVAPEYAQCKVLESTENK
- a CDS encoding peptidylprolyl isomerase, which translates into the protein MHKRILYAGAAVVALLAACQTSKPAASATTGATAVGPVVETLGDYPVPANEFAYVYRKNNSSAPDYGTRQSVTDYLDLYTNFRLKVLEAEKRGLDTTQAFRRELDGYRQQLAQPYLTEKSVTDQLVREAYDRMSQEVNASHILVRVAPDATPQDTLAAFQKIEQLRKQALAGEDFGQLARANSEDPSAKENGGKLGYFTAMQMVYPFESAAYKTPVGQVSQPVRTRFGYHIIKVNDKRAAQGEIKVAHLMIRMNANAAKSDSLTAKKKIDELYSRLKKGENWDKLVAQFSEDAGSAANGGELPPFGTGRMIPSFEEAAFKLQKPGDISAPVQTPYGWHVIKLIEKQPLAKFADLEASLKSKVAKDSRSELNKAAFLKRVRQEDQFAEVPAAKTYAFSKADTALVAGRFKYVAPAAATGKPAKNAVNDNSALFTIKGKPYTVKDFLTYAQQNQRPRTGAQPSFAMQQLYDQYVEQSLTDFEKNSLETKYEDYRMLVKEYRDGILLFQLMDEKVWSKAIEDTVGLKKYFAENQAKYQWDQRVQGTVVSAATPTLLSRVQKELKTGRFPLTRNVPKVAAFRPNSAVFSKTGALALQEVAKRMLQDTLARVTLTGRVKKGEKASLAAARADSAARYLRTRGGVPARRIGKAAQNAAADSQVQIALNTANPAAIEAEMNEQNPLSVQISQRIFQKGDNKVMDDLMSKGPGTYNVQKDGRYYAVTIDKTLPAGPKTLAEARGQATSDYQTYLEKEWISQMRAARPVKVNEAEVNKLVTK